A section of the Verrucomicrobium sp. GAS474 genome encodes:
- a CDS encoding PEP-CTERM sorting domain-containing protein (PEP-CTERM proteins occur, often in large numbers, in the proteomes of bacteria that also encode an exosortase, a predicted intramembrane cysteine proteinase. The presence of a PEP-CTERM domain at a protein's C-terminus predicts cleavage within the sorting domain, followed by covalent anchoring to some some component of the (usually Gram-negative) cell surface. Many PEP-CTERM proteins exhibit an unusual sequence composition that includes large numbers of potential glycosylation sites. Expression of one such protein has been shown restore the ability of a bacterium to form floc, a type of biofilm.), producing MGVNSEAANTVISWQGLGSGVGTSASWDSAANWSAPGSFNSTTTNLDFSNITTATTLSATGAGTISVGAIAFGGAASPTSAPNITLNGDGTAGDTIITLGTLSASTYVYVGTLGSTTSNSPVDTLGSDLTLNLGTNFTGYRYFGNYAANTAVTGTLAGRSVLLINSKIIGNSTGTNGQLIFNSYSAYGTGTGSYGNAATVLTNNANSFDAPMTQSGLLSYTSIGNIGGGPSALGSPSLASNGVLNFSNGAGFTYIGSATQTSNRDIKWGGSIGIQNAATTASVLTFTGNITNTATGSSPSTQTLRLGATSGNTLSMNGVIGDSATAGYLTKVVKDAGSTVITTYYDSTGTLKTSTNTGTVILRGANTYTGGTLVSAGSLLVANTTGSGLGTGAVSVASGGTLGGNGIIATTGATAATNVVVASGGIVSPGGVDGVAIDTLKFDAAGANTASSGVALLTMQTGSKFAFDLGASNTSDKIVIFDYVVGNLALNANAFTFSGAQAGSYVLFQTYSDALGNTLTATGLTAANFSLAGSTGLTGYTATLDFSTTGEVILNLAAVPEPSTWALLLGGGAVLLLPLARRRLQACKA from the coding sequence ATGGGAGTGAATTCGGAGGCGGCGAACACGGTGATCAGTTGGCAGGGCCTCGGGAGCGGCGTCGGGACGAGCGCCAGCTGGGACAGCGCGGCGAACTGGAGCGCCCCGGGCTCGTTCAACTCGACGACGACCAATCTCGACTTCTCGAACATCACCACGGCCACCACCCTCTCCGCCACCGGGGCCGGGACGATCAGTGTCGGGGCCATCGCCTTCGGCGGGGCGGCCTCCCCGACGTCGGCGCCGAACATCACGCTCAACGGCGACGGCACGGCGGGCGATACCATCATCACCCTGGGGACGTTGAGCGCCTCGACCTATGTCTACGTCGGCACGCTCGGCAGCACCACGTCGAACAGCCCGGTCGACACGCTCGGCAGCGACCTGACCCTCAACCTGGGGACCAACTTCACCGGCTACCGCTACTTCGGCAACTACGCCGCGAACACCGCCGTCACTGGCACCCTGGCCGGCAGGTCGGTCCTCCTCATCAACTCGAAGATCATCGGCAACTCCACCGGGACGAACGGGCAGCTCATCTTCAACAGCTATTCCGCCTACGGCACAGGCACCGGTTCCTATGGGAACGCCGCGACCGTCCTGACGAACAATGCCAATTCCTTCGACGCCCCGATGACGCAGAGCGGCTTGCTCAGCTACACCTCGATCGGGAACATCGGCGGCGGGCCTTCCGCCCTCGGTTCTCCCAGCCTCGCCTCCAACGGCGTGCTGAACTTCAGCAACGGCGCCGGTTTCACCTACATCGGCAGCGCGACGCAGACCAGCAACCGCGACATCAAATGGGGCGGGAGCATCGGCATCCAGAACGCCGCGACGACGGCCTCGGTCCTCACCTTCACCGGGAACATCACCAACACGGCGACCGGCTCGTCCCCGAGCACGCAGACCCTCCGCCTCGGCGCGACGAGCGGGAACACCCTCTCGATGAACGGCGTGATCGGTGATTCGGCGACGGCGGGCTACCTCACGAAGGTCGTCAAGGACGCGGGCTCGACGGTGATCACCACCTATTATGACTCGACCGGGACGCTCAAGACCTCGACGAACACCGGCACGGTGATCCTCCGGGGGGCGAACACCTACACCGGCGGAACGCTCGTCAGCGCGGGCTCCCTCCTCGTCGCGAATACCACGGGGAGCGGCCTCGGGACCGGCGCGGTCTCGGTCGCCAGCGGCGGCACCCTCGGCGGCAACGGCATCATCGCCACGACCGGGGCGACGGCGGCGACCAACGTCGTCGTGGCCAGCGGCGGCATCGTCTCCCCCGGCGGCGTCGACGGCGTCGCGATCGACACGCTGAAGTTCGACGCGGCGGGGGCGAACACGGCGAGCTCCGGCGTCGCCCTCCTCACGATGCAGACCGGATCGAAGTTCGCCTTCGACCTCGGGGCCTCGAACACGAGCGACAAGATTGTGATCTTCGACTACGTCGTCGGCAACCTGGCGCTGAACGCGAACGCCTTCACCTTCTCCGGGGCGCAGGCGGGGAGCTACGTCCTCTTCCAGACCTATTCCGACGCGCTGGGGAACACGCTGACCGCGACCGGCCTCACGGCGGCGAACTTCAGCCTCGCCGGGAGCACCGGCCTCACCGGCTACACCGCCACCCTCGATTTCAGCACCACCGGCGAGGTGATCCTCAACCTCGCCGCCGTGCCGGAGCCCTCCACCTGGGCGCTTCTCCTCGGCGGCGGCGCGGTCCTCCTCCTGCCGCTGGCGCGGCGGCGGCTTCAGGCCTGCAAGGCCTGA